TCCGCAAGAAAACACATTAAAAAAGGCTGCCATTTTCCTAAAAAACCATATCCTGTGAGTCACCTATGCATCAAATTGGCAAACTCATTCTGCAAAAACCATTGATTCTGGCGCCCATGGCAGGCGGTCCCTCAACTCCCCAACTGGCAGCAGCTGTTTCAAATGCGGGAGCCTTGGGTTCACTGGGATGTGCCTATGAGTCCCCCGAGCAAATAAAGAAGACAATTCAAACTACAAAAAGTCTGACGGAAAACCCCTTTGCGGTCGGCTTGTTCGCACCAATTCAAGATCCAGTCTTAAATCACGAACAAATTGAAAAAGCCACCGCAGCTCTTGCCAGCTATCGGAAAGAATTGGAAATCAGCACGCTCCCAAACCTCCATTCCCCGTTGACGGAAGATTTTGACAAGCAATTCGAAATCGTCCTGCAGGAATCACCAGCGGTATTCAGCTTCACATTTGGTCTTGTTCCAAAAGAGTGCATCACAGCTTGCCGGTCCCAAAATATAGCAACCATTGGAACCGCCACAACAATTCAGGAAGCGCAGCTATTGGTCGACCTCGGAGTCGATGCCATCGTGGCTCAAGGAGTGGAAGCCGGTGGACACCGCGGGATTTTTTCTTTAACAAGTGAAGACCCACAGATCAGAATGTTGGATTTGGTAAAACTACTTTCGCAAAACGTAAAAACCACAATCATCGCGGCTGGCGGGATGATGACTGGCCGGGACATTCGCACAGCTTTGAATAGCGGAGCCCACTTCGCCCAACTGGGCACGGCATTTCTTCTTTGCGAAGAAGCCGGAACTTCAGAAACTTACCGCACTGCCTTGCTGAACTCCAAGAATTCAACAACGGATCTCACCCGCGCCTTTTCCGGAAGAATCGCACGTGGCATTGAAAATCGTTTTTTGAAAGAGATGAGAAACAAGGTCGACAGCATTCTGCCATTTCCGGCTCAGAATAACTTCACCCGGGACATCCGCAATAAAGCCACCCAGCTTGGTAAATCAGACTACTTGTCCCTTTGGGCTGGTGAAGGAGTGGCGAGGATTCGCAGTCTCCCGGCCAAGGTTCTTGTTGAGACCCTGTGGCAGGAGGACTAAAAAAGGGGCTCTGGGCCCCTTTTGATTACTTACAGCTTTCGATTTGTTTTTCTTGAACACGAATCGGACGCTCTTTGCGCCAGTCAGCTGCCTCGTAAGTGTATTGCAGGTAGCTTGTTGGGTATTGAGCCGTTTGCACTACAGACTTTTTGCAAGTACGACGAGTTGAATCAGTGTGATCGTATTTTACACAAACCACTTTTTCATAAAACGGAGATACTGATACCGTTTGTGCAGGAATTACTTTTACAGTACGACCTACGCATACTTTTTTTGGATAGTGGGAATCAGAACGATCCCAACGGATTGATTTGCAATATTCTTTGTTGTGCTGAGGAACGAAGACGCGGAAAACTTCATTTTTCTCGTCAACGCAAATTTGTTTCGCAGTTACTTTACCTTCTTGAGGTACGTAAGGGTTTTCAGAACGATTTTGAAAAGTTTCGCCATAAGCATGGGCGAACATCGGAAAAGCCAAAGCCAGTGCAATCAATAGTTTCATGGAGTACTCCTGTTTTTTTTCAAACAGTTAGTACGGAACACCTTTGTAAACAACAGGAATCAATTGGTGTTTGTTTTGTAATTCCCGCCAGCACTATGAAACGGCTTTAAATCAAACGTGGCCTTCCAAGCTAATGATTGCGCGCGTCAGGAACGATCATTTTAAAATTCAACAGAACGATGGCGACAATAATAATCAGGGCCCCCAACCATTGGGTGCCCGCCACCACTTCACTTAATACGGAATATGAAATCGTCATCGCGAAGGGCAATTCCAGCGCCGAAATAATACTGCCCAACCCCACACCAACAATTGGAAAACCTTTATTCAACATGATCGGCGGTATCACGGTTCCAAAGACCGCAACTATGAAACCGTAAGACAGGAAAATCGGAAAGTTGAACGCCTGATTGTGAATGAACTGCTCACCGATCAAGTGCATGCCAAAATAATAAGGCCCTAACTGAGTCAGGAAACCAAAGATCCCCACCACAACACAGGCCCCATACATCATGATCTGACTGCGTTTGATCGGATGTAGATGCGCTGCCACACTTTGGGTGGAAGCCAATGCCCAGCTAAATGCCATGGCCGCCAAAACAGCCAGCACAACTCCCCGCATATCCAATTTGTGAGCAGCTCCGAAAACGTTGGTCGCCATCAAAGTTCCGCACAAAACCATCACCACTGCCAAAACTTTGTCGATCCCGGGAGCGCGTTTACCACGAACTGACTCGATCACAATTCCCATCCAAACGGATTGCATTAACAGCACCACGGCGACCGACGCATCGATATACATCACCGACATGTAGTAAAGAACACTGGTCAAGCCCACCGGAAATCCCGCGATCACAAGCTGACGGAGATCCTGCGAATTTGTTTTTTCCTGGTTCTTATTGAACAGACTATTCATGATCGTCAAAATCAGCGCGCCCCAAATAACCTGGGAGATTGTGACCTCGGCTGTGGAGTAGCCGTGCTTGTATGCGAGTTTTACGAATGTCGAAAGCATTCCATAGCTGGAAGATCCCAAGGCGACAAACAATGCACCTGACAGAAGACTATTGAAACGAGAGTTCGCTTGAATTTCTAGGGACCCGGATGAACTTATCATAACTACCACTGACTAAAGTTTTTAAGCGTCAGTTAATAATCATTCCGATAGTCAACTTTTTGTGGAAGTTGGTAGAGACATTCAACCAGATCTTGAATTTATAAAGGATGTATTAACAAGGCGGAAGGTACCAGCATTCACTGGTTGAAACAATTCACATTCAAAATAGCGATCTTTCCTCGGATGTATAAGCTTAGGTCACCGTTGGCAATTTGGGCCCCTTACTGCCCCAACAGCCTTTCAAACCGCGCCATAGTTAATACCTTGGATCTCAGGCGCTATAAAATTGGCACGTCCATCGCACTTCTGCGACCTTATGCGATCATGGTTCTTAGGACTGCTTATACTTACCTCTACTTTGACGGCACCGGCCTGGGCGGCCCCTATTGATGTCGTCCTGGATATCGATTGGACAACCTTTTATACCATAAAGCCTGAAGATAAAAATCAGATGGATCCGAAAGCAATTCAAATTGCCGGCAAAACATACCGTCCAACGGAACATCTGGGTGAAGTCCTAGAGAAGCTTCTGGCACTTCCTGATATCCGAATCAGTTTTTTCAGCGGTGGAGAAACCACTCGCAACGAGGCCCTACTAAAAGCATTTAAATTGCCTTCAGGTCGCTCTGCTTTTGATATTTCATACAAAGTACTGTCTAAACATGATTTGACAGTGGTCTCTGAAGACCAGTCCTTGGGGTTTGCAGATCGCTATAAAAAAAATCTTGAAGGCATTCTTCCAGGCGCGACCATGGAGCGAACCATCCTGATCGATGATCAGATCAAGTTTGCTGTGGCACCGTGGAAAGCGGTTGATTCCCTGGGACACCTTGAGTTTCAAAGTAAATTTGATCCCGAAAAAGTCGGTCAGTTCGAACACCCAGCTACAGTGGAACAATGGCAGACCGAAAAAGACAAAGCCTTAATGTGGTTGGCCCTTATCGAAGAGGCTCTGAACACATCCAGAAAACTGCACACACCGTTCAGCACTGCCGTGACTGAAATCTGGGCACAGAAATCACACCGTCCCCTGTGCAAAAACGTTTTCAACGTCAATTAATCCCTTACGGAACTAGGACTGCCTCAACAACTGACGAGCGATTTCCAGGAATCGAGCCTCGGTCACTTCTGGCGGCCACGGAATAATCGGGAAATCAAAAGGTTCGTCGTCTGCTATGTTCCAGGACTTAAGATCCTTGGTGATAAGATCGCGAACTTCGGTCGCCAACAAACGACGATCAATTTGTTTCACCACTTTTGGTAGCGGAAAATCCAAATTAAATTTTTTGGAGATCGCCCAGTGAATACGTGACTCAATAATTTCAAAATCCGGAAGCAATGCTTTAACCGGAGAAACCAGATCACCAATATAAGCCTCTGTGGCATCATGAAATAGCATATGAAGCGCGATATCCTTGGTTGGCGATACTTCCGCTCCAAGGCAGGAGTGCTGCCCTACTGAATAAAAAAATCGAGTATGACCGTTAAAGCGGGCCTGGCGCGCCAACGCACAGGCGATGTCTTCAATTTTAATCGCCTCCGGTTCCGGCTGAAGAATATTAAAACGATTTCCCGACAGGGTGATAACCCAGGATTTTTGGATGATTTCGGGACGATTAAGATTTTCTGTGAGTGGCGGCAATTCCATGATCATGGCATTTGTGAGTATCTCAATCCCTTCAGAGTTTCATGAGAAATCTTGATGATGCACAGGGCAAGACCACACATTTCAAGGAGCGAAGGTTACAAACTCACATTTTGCAAATTCCACAAGCTATTGTGACAAAGTTCGTCTTTACATTACTCCCATGAAGTCATTCTGACACCAGCTTCAGAGCCAATTTTCGGCCCGATAAAATAAGTTTTTCTGTACCGACGATTATGCCTTCAAAGAAATTTCCCATGCGAATAAGTTGCGCCCGAGTTTACAGCTCAAAATAAAGGAGTGATTGAAATGAATTTTATAAATGCACCTTTACTGACACTATTACCTCTGGTCATCTTCGTATTTCAGACAAGATGTTATGCCGCTGTTGAAGGTATAATTGGAAATATGCCTTTGGATAAGAATCCAAACATAACCCGGCAACTGCCACACACGAATGCTTCGGAGATTATTATCTCTCGCAAGCAATATGTGATTTCATACAACAAAACCACCCGCTCACCCAATTGGGCCGCCTGGGAATTGGATCCAAAAAAGATAGGCTCGGCCGATCGCTCCGACAGCTTTATTCAAGATGCCGAGCTGGAAGAATTTCTGGACAAACAAGGAAGTCCCTTCCGAGCCGTCACCTCGACGGAGTATAAAGGGACCTGTTTTGATCGTGGGCATCAGGTTCCCTCGGCGGATCGAACCAACAGCACCCGGGATAACGAAGCCACCTTCACCATGAGCAATATGCTTCCTCAGACACCTTTTTTAAATAGAGTGATGTGGGAGGACCTTGAACGCTACACGAGGGATCTGGTTTCCATTAAAAACAAAAAGGCCTACGTGATTGCCGGTCCAATTTACGATCAAAACTTTGGCGCCATTGGTCCTAACAACGACATACCCGTTCCGTCGAAAAACTTTAAGATTATTTTCCTGCTGGAGCCAAATCAGACCGCGAAAGAAATCACCAAAGACACACCCGCCCTGGCAGTCATTTTACCAAACACCCTGGCTGACGGAAGTGCCGTTCCGACCAGGGAGAGCGTTGATTGCGAAACGCTAGGGGATCAGGCCTCTGGGAAAGCCGATTGGAATAGCTACCGAACCACGGTAGATGAAGTGGAAAAGCTGACCGGTATCAGATTTTAAGGATTCTATTGATCCAATGGCGGCGGATACGTATTGACCATTTCCTGCATTGTGGATCCGTAGCGGCCGTTTGGCACAATCATGGTTGCCTTACGCCACTCCGGAGTCGCCAGGATAAAGCGACCTTGTCCGACACCAGGGGCATAACCCCAGGTCGTGTTCACAGCTTGCGCATTTGGCCAGTAGTCCGCCCCCACGTTCACCAGATACTTGGCCGAGCTGCGATCATCGGTCCCCGCCGCATTTTCCAAAACCAGGCGGGTTTCCATACTCACGAACACGGCCCGGATATCCTGAGGCACAATCGTCGAATGTGTCCCGTATCCATGGGCGAACAGAGGATACTTCGGTTTAAAAGAAAGCCCACCTGAGGACTCCACCTTGGTGCCAGAGCTGGCTGAGTACGTGAACGGATACTTCCAAGTATCCGTGTATGGAGACGGGTCATTTTTGAGCAAACTCCAAGTGCGTGTCGATTGGGACAAAACAAATATTTTCATATTGCGATACTGTACACGCGTATTTGTGGCTGAATTTCCAGTCGCTTCGAAAACCTGCAACCAGGAATTCAAGGTGTAACACCACTCTGGCTTGGAGTACTCAAACCAACTTGGAATATCAGCCCCTGATGGCGACTGCATGATGATCATAGGCTTTGTTTGCCACTCATAGCGGATATCCGGAATAACGGCTTCGTGAGAGGAAGCCGATTGACTGGCCACCATATCAATAATCGCCTGACTGGCGCCTGGAGTGGCCGTAGGAGATGGGGATGATGTTGGTGTTGGTGTTGGTGTTGGTGTGACAGTCGGAGTTGGTGACGGGGTAACTGTCGGTTTTGGTGTCACTGAGGGCGATGGTTGCGGAACCGATTCTGATCCTTGCCCTGTTGTTCCATCAATCGGCGTCTGGGATTCAAACTTCGAACACGCCGTAATAAGTACCAAAAAAAATGAAAGAACTCCGATGCGGAAATTGGTCGTAAGAGTCGGAATTCTATTATTGTTCATAGTCCTATTCTAATCGACAGATACATTCACAATAATCAGATAAAATATGGAAATCCCAAAGCGAGACAAGCTTTTCGTTCCAACCATTCAAGTCGAATGAAACACTTTACCCGGCCTCTCCATTCTTCCAATATCCTGTGGCTTTGATCCAAGATTCCTCGGCGCCTTTCACATCCAAAAGCAGGCTCTTTAATTCCATCGCACAGCCTTTTTCAGTGCCGATCCAGGAAAAATAGTCCCCGCTTGGGAATGGTTCCTTCAACACCGCCTCTTTAAGCATTTCAACTGATGTAGCGTCATTTCCATTTCTAAAGACCCAGTGAATGGCAACGTCAGGTCCATGCTGCAACTGAATTTTTTCGGATTCATTTTTAACTTGAATAAAGACCACGGCTTTTGCATTCGAGGGAATCTCTTCCAAACGTCTGGCAAAAGAGGGCAAGGATGTTTCGTCTCCGATCATCAGGTACCAGTCAAATTCATACGGGACGATTTTAGAACCTCTGGGGCCACCCATTGTAAACTTGGATCCAACTTCAGCCAGCTGGGCCCATTGCGATCCCGGTCCCTTGCCATGAAGCACGAAATCTATTTCAAGTTCCTTGGCTTCGGCATTGTAGCGGCGCGGAGTATAGTCTCTCATTATGGGAGGTCTGTCTTGTTTCGCATCTGGCGCGAGCATGGAGGGAATAACCGGTTCGTCTTCTCCGGGATAAGCAAAAAATGCTTTCACGTGATCATCCGGAGACATGGAAACGAATCCTTCCAGGTCATCACCAGTCAAAGTGATTCTCTTAAGACTTTTACTTAGAAGCTCGGTTTTTTTGACCGTCAGCTTTCTAAGTTTCACTGTATGCATGACTGTTTTGATTTCTCTGTTCTTGTTTTCCATTCAAATCCCTCGATCTTAAGTCACTTTCAGACTATGCGAGGAGATTTGGAATCTGCAATTCAATACTCAGGAACCATATTAAGTGACAATAAGATGAGAGAAGTTAGGTTGGTTAAATGGCATTCGTGCATTGAGTGTTCTAAGGCACAACCCACGTAGTGACATCCACCGGAATAAGCCAAGACTGAAAAACAGACGCATTCGCCAACAGACCATTTACAGACGGCCCCAAACACCACAAAGTGGAATCGTTCTTCAACAGACATCCAGCAACAGTAGTATTGATATTATTAAATGAGAGATCCTTATAATCAGTTGCATTCGGAATTAACGTTGGCGTTCTGGTAGCGGATGTAAGGTTAATCAAACGCGCGAAAGAGCCATAAGCATCCCCCCAGCATTTTATTCCCACATTCGTAAGTCCACAACCACCATTCTCGCCAATTCTTAGCGAGGTGTACTCTGCTGCGCTATCAACCAACGTCGGTGTCGTTTTCACGGTAGTAGAATTCAGCCCTGTTCTATATCCAGTGGAACTACCCCAGCAATACAAGCTATTGGAGCCATCACGTATTGCGCAGGCATAATCACTACCGACGGAAACTGATGTATATAAATCGGTTGCACTGACCACCTGTGGAGTATTGTAACGATCCGGAGTGATGCTCCCCAAACCTGCCTGGTAGGAGGTATTGGCTCCCCAGCATTTCAATATTTTATCTTCGGTAACTCCACATGTATGGTAAGTGGCCTTGGGAGCTACGCTAATGTCCCGATACCGCACTCCGGGATCGATCACCTTTGGCTGCGACGAACCAGGGATAACGCCGGCATCCCCAAGTTGCCACAGATTGGAATTATAACCCCAGCACTTCAAAACTCCATCCATTGTGATTCCGCAAGTCATAGAATTGCCAGCAACAATTTTTTTATACTTTGCACCACCGTCCACTAATCTTGGAGTTGGGGATGATGTCGCACCAGCAAAGCCCAAAACACCGTCACTGTTCCTGCCCCAACATTTTACTGTATCATCGGTGGTGATCGCACAGCCGTACATGTCCCCTACGGCCACTGATTTGTATGTTAATCCCCGATCCAAAACGATAGGACTTGACCGAACAACCCCGACTCCAGAGGTCCCGTCTCCAATGGAAGCTGTCGTTCCATTCCCCCAGCACTTCAATCGATCGAATGAGTCGATTCCACACGACAAAGTTGAACCAACCGAGATCTGCTTATAGTTCTGGCCAATATCTGACTCAGCAATAATACTACGATTATTTTCCAAACCATCACCAACGCTTTGACTCGCATAAGATCCCCAGCATTGAATTCTTTGGTCGGTGGTAATTCCGCAAGAGTAATTATTACCTGCATCCACTTTTAGAAATGTGGAAGATCCGCCCACCACTGTTGGTACCAGTTTGTTTGCCACGCTATAGTTGCTGCCATCACCTAATGCTCCGGCATCCGAGGAGCCCGTTCGATTGGAACCCCAACAAACTGCCTGGTTGGAGGTCATACGTACCGCGCAGGTATGGGCATTGCCGACGGCAACGTTTAAATACTTATTCCCAGCATCAATCGCTTTCGGAACATCGCTGTAAGTTGTAGTCCCATCGCCCAAGTTTCCTGAACTATTGGAGCCCCAGCAGTACAGGTAGTCATTCAAGTCAATCGCGCACGCATGATTTGCATACATACTCAAACTTTTAAACTTAACTGCAGTTGGAACGAGCGTCGGAACCAACACTTCCGCCGTTGCGGCCCCATTCCCTTGCAAATAGGAAGTATCGTCTCCCCAACAATACAGGTCACCAACAGAGTTCAATGCACAGCCCGCCCAATTTCCTCCGGCGATAGCTACAAAGTCATGGGTTGAAGTCACACTTGTTGGAGTTGTGACGGCTGCTGTGGCTGCTCCATTAGCAAGTTCACCGCGAGTTTCAGAACCCCAGCAATAAATGTCGCCCAGCTTGATTCCACAAACCGCACGACCAATCGGCGCGACATCAGTGAAATCAGAACCAACAAAGGACGGTGAATAGCTTGCCGTGTTGTTGCCATTGCCCAGTTGGTAAAAACTGTTATTTCCCCAGCAATACAATTCACCACTACTGCGAATTGCACAGTTTGTACTTGAACTTGAATCTGTCGCCACCTTTGTGTAGCTTTGACCGCTGTCTATGTCTTTGGGCAAGACGAGTTGATCAGTTGTTCCGTCGCCTGAGTTCGCCCCCCAACAGCGCAGTCGCCCGTTACTAAGAATGACACACCGACTGCTATGTCCGATCCCCAACTCAATGACAGAGCTATGCACACTGTCCGCGTCATTAATATGCAAACGACTTTGATAGTCTACGCCAAATCGAACCAAGGGACTGCTCGTGTAATGCAGATTCATTTGCATATACTTATTTTCGGATCCAGGATTCTGGATCAGATTAAATGGAATATCCACGATCGTCGGATTCGCAGAATTTGCGGGAATCGTAACACTTCCCTCGGTCGGTAAATCGTGATCAATGCCGCTCACGGCATTACCAACAAGGCGATAGTGAATCGTCACGTCGTAAGGTTTGGTACCTCCCAGACGAACCTGAAACTTTTGTGCTCCGACTGCTGATTCCGAAACAACTTGTTCTTTTTGAACAAAACTAACAGGGATTACTGTTGTGTCGTATATAAAGGTTTCCGTATTTGAAACGACGTTATCAAGTCCTGCGGCATCTTTGACTCTGATCGCTGGAAGTGTGATCGACTTCGTTCCCGTACCGGACGGACTCATTTGAAAAGTCCACGTTGTTCCAAACCCCACCAGAGTTCCCAGTTGAGCATTGGTTCCACCAACCACCGTGAAATCAGAAAGATCCAAACCCGTCACGGGTTCACTGAAGATCACCGTAAAACTCATCGGAGAAGTGTACGAATACGGACCGATATCACTGGTAACAACAACAGTTGGTTGAATTGTGTCAAGGATACTGGATACACCAACCGGCCCTTGCACACCATTTCCTGCGGCATCGCTCACCGCATTGTCAGGAATACTGACCCCAAAAGTCCCTTCTGCTGAAGGTGTAAGAGTGATTGTATAAGTTGTCCCACTTCCAGTTATGGAAGCGGTCGCATTGGTTAGGTTTAAGTCTGAAAGATCAAAACCGGTTACAGTTTCAGAAAAAGTCGCGGTCACCGCAACGGATCCCGCCGTCGTCCTATAAGTGGGAAGACTTGATAGTGTTACCGTCGGCCGAATCGAATCGTACTTCCTTTGCAACCATGCGGAAGCCAGAGACAGATTCGTTGCCGCATCCACAGCCGCGTTTTCGACCGCGCGAACTCGGAAGTCCCCTTCCGCAATAGGCGCCAAAGTAAAGGTGTAGGTATCCCCACTCCCGGCAAAGTTACTGACCACCGCATTTTCAACTTCCAAATCGGCGCCCGTAAAACCCGTTACACCAGCACTGAATGTCACTGTCACATTGATCGCAGAATTAACGTTACTCCCCGCCGCTGTCGTGAGTACCGGCAATGGACGGTCATTATTAAAAGCCACTGAAACCGAATTGGTGGCCGAGTTTGGATTGGTCACCAGATCCGTAATTTTTCCTGCAGGATAATCAACAGAGACAGTGCCGTTTGCAGAGGGCACCACTTCAAACGTAAATACCGAACCGGAGCCCGTGACTTGGCTTACACTGCCACCGGTAACATTAAAGTCTCCAGGCAGAGGCTGGCCATCCACCGGCTCACTAAAGGTCAATGTGAAAACGATGGGCGTGTCCTTCGTAGGATCGAGGCCTGAATAAGAAATGGTCGCCGTGGGATTTGTACGATCGTTATAAAACTGCAGCAGATTCGAAACCGAATTGGGTACCGACACTGAGTTTACGACTGAGTCCTGATTTAATTGAACGCTGACATTTCCTTCAGCTGTTGGAATTAAAACAATCGTATATTCCGTATCTGTCACTTTTACCAGTTGCGTGGCCGTACCGTTAAGAACGGTAAAATCAGAAAGGTCCAGTCCATCAATGGGAGTATTAAACTGAACCGTCACTGCCCACTGCGCTTGATTATTATTCGCTGCTATTGCCGAGGACAGGATTGCCTGAGGAGTCGGTATAGTTAAGCTGGCTAGCTTGTCCGTAATTTTCAAAGACAGGCTGCAACTGGAAAGCACCAATCCCAAAAACATCACAATAACGTTCCGACAAAACAAGCTGAAGACCATGACTACTTATCGGATTTAGATGGAAACCTCGATAGGAAACCACGACACAACTTCTGATTTTGACCAAAATTTGTTCGGTCAACTTGACTCAATTGCGATGTTTCTTACTCGAGAATGTGAAAAATTATACCTAAAAAGAGACAGACTCAGTATCTGTTCGGCCATCATCCGGGACCAAAACTTCCGTCCCGATCCGGCACATGAGTTCCAATTTCCTGATGGTTACGTTCTAATCATTCTATTATACAAAACAGTCGAGAATCCTTTAAACACGTTCTTGTCATAAACAATACTATTTAATTAAAGGAACGAATTATGAAAGCTATCAGACTTCTTATCACGCTAAGCGCTTTACTGATCACTTCTATGGCAATGGCCAAGGAATGCGTTGATGCTCAAGGCAATGATATTTTGAATCAGCCGCAAGCATTTCGTGAGTTGATTGAGAAATCCAACAACTGCCACGAAGCTGTTGAGCTGGCAAGAGCTTGTGCCTGGGGCTCCATGGTTGACGTCTACACCGCAGGAGCTGCCTACGAAGTTTGCCACACTCAATTTTCCAAAATGAACCCCGACAAAGCAGACTCGGCCCTTTTGGTTTCCATGAGTGAACGATGCGTTGCTCACCATGACAACGAAGGTGGTACAATGGCTAAATCCACCACCGCTTTCTGTCATATGAATGCAATCGAGTTCGTGGTGAATTTGGTAACAACGACTGAGGTTTTCTAAAAGACCGGTTCCAAAGCTGACAAAAAACATTGTCAGCTTTGCACTTACCGCGACTCGACAATAAAAGGTGCCAGGAATCTATCGCTGAGTCAGATCTTTTGCAGCCCTCGGATCATCTGAGGGATTGATATAAGTAATCCCCCAAGGCCCCATACCATTCAACTGCACCACCGCATCTTTTTCTGCGCGAGCAAAGTGATGGGTACCTGCTTTCATGCGAGCGAAGCTTCCCGGTGGTAACTTCATCAGTTTCGATTTTACGTCACTTCCCGTTGCCATCGAAAAGGTTCCGGAAATGACAGTTACATTTTCATCCTGAGGATGGAAGTGCGGAGGAATCATATACTTCGCCGGCATTTTCAAGCGCATACCAAACGGACCAGCCACGGATGGATCCCCATACATGATGGCTACTTTTGCCCCTTTGGGTAAAGATGGAGGTCCATCCACCCATTTCATCTCCTGCGGAGTCATCATAACGTGATCAGCTTCGTCAGCTGCCACTGAATAGATTGGAAATATCAAACCGATTGCAAAAAAAAGCTTAACCATACATTCCCCTTTTTCTCTATGGAGATTCCATTTGAAAGGGAACGACCACGTAATTCAAATTGGCTTTTGGCAATCTAAGAACAACAGATCCAGCTGGTTGAAATACCAATCTTGCAAAGGCTTTTGCAATCCAAGCGAACTTAGCATTTGCTCTCTGGTTTGGACATTGCCAGATCGCACCGAAAGATCTTTGTCGGCGCAGTACTTAATCCAGTCCGTTGTGGTTTCTGGATGAAACTGTGTCGCAACAATATTACCACCAAAGCGATATGCTTGGTTTTTGCAAAACTCGTTGGTCGCAATCAGCTCAGCACCCTTCGGCAAATCAAAAGTGCACAAGTGAGACTGAAAAGCCTGAAGCTTTGAACCATCTTGCAATTCAACTTC
This is a stretch of genomic DNA from Bdellovibrio sp. GT3. It encodes these proteins:
- a CDS encoding cupin domain-containing protein — its product is MVKLFFAIGLIFPIYSVAADEADHVMMTPQEMKWVDGPPSLPKGAKVAIMYGDPSVAGPFGMRLKMPAKYMIPPHFHPQDENVTVISGTFSMATGSDVKSKLMKLPPGSFARMKAGTHHFARAEKDAVVQLNGMGPWGITYINPSDDPRAAKDLTQR
- a CDS encoding Ig-like domain-containing protein, translated to MFLGLVLSSCSLSLKITDKLASLTIPTPQAILSSAIAANNNQAQWAVTVQFNTPIDGLDLSDFTVLNGTATQLVKVTDTEYTIVLIPTAEGNVSVQLNQDSVVNSVSVPNSVSNLLQFYNDRTNPTATISYSGLDPTKDTPIVFTLTFSEPVDGQPLPGDFNVTGGSVSQVTGSGSVFTFEVVPSANGTVSVDYPAGKITDLVTNPNSATNSVSVAFNNDRPLPVLTTAAGSNVNSAINVTVTFSAGVTGFTGADLEVENAVVSNFAGSGDTYTFTLAPIAEGDFRVRAVENAAVDAATNLSLASAWLQRKYDSIRPTVTLSSLPTYRTTAGSVAVTATFSETVTGFDLSDLNLTNATASITGSGTTYTITLTPSAEGTFGVSIPDNAVSDAAGNGVQGPVGVSSILDTIQPTVVVTSDIGPYSYTSPMSFTVIFSEPVTGLDLSDFTVVGGTNAQLGTLVGFGTTWTFQMSPSGTGTKSITLPAIRVKDAAGLDNVVSNTETFIYDTTVIPVSFVQKEQVVSESAVGAQKFQVRLGGTKPYDVTIHYRLVGNAVSGIDHDLPTEGSVTIPANSANPTIVDIPFNLIQNPGSENKYMQMNLHYTSSPLVRFGVDYQSRLHINDADSVHSSVIELGIGHSSRCVILSNGRLRCWGANSGDGTTDQLVLPKDIDSGQSYTKVATDSSSSTNCAIRSSGELYCWGNNSFYQLGNGNNTASYSPSFVGSDFTDVAPIGRAVCGIKLGDIYCWGSETRGELANGAATAAVTTPTSVTSTHDFVAIAGGNWAGCALNSVGDLYCWGDDTSYLQGNGAATAEVLVPTLVPTAVKFKSLSMYANHACAIDLNDYLYCWGSNSSGNLGDGTTTYSDVPKAIDAGNKYLNVAVGNAHTCAVRMTSNQAVCWGSNRTGSSDAGALGDGSNYSVANKLVPTVVGGSSTFLKVDAGNNYSCGITTDQRIQCWGSYASQSVGDGLENNRSIIAESDIGQNYKQISVGSTLSCGIDSFDRLKCWGNGTTASIGDGTSGVGVVRSSPIVLDRGLTYKSVAVGDMYGCAITTDDTVKCWGRNSDGVLGFAGATSSPTPRLVDGGAKYKKIVAGNSMTCGITMDGVLKCWGYNSNLWQLGDAGVIPGSSQPKVIDPGVRYRDISVAPKATYHTCGVTEDKILKCWGANTSYQAGLGSITPDRYNTPQVVSATDLYTSVSVGSDYACAIRDGSNSLYCWGSSTGYRTGLNSTTVKTTPTLVDSAAEYTSLRIGENGGCGLTNVGIKCWGDAYGSFARLINLTSATRTPTLIPNATDYKDLSFNNINTTVAGCLLKNDSTLWCLGPSVNGLLANASVFQSWLIPVDVTTWVVP